A single Nicotiana tabacum cultivar K326 chromosome 5, ASM71507v2, whole genome shotgun sequence DNA region contains:
- the LOC107817999 gene encoding protein FAR-RED-ELONGATED HYPOCOTYL 1-LIKE-like — protein MEEDMIISAHINSVDMNKVLPTSLAYFNKKRKFQAEQLGIPLPKHLCSYQSYAGCSSSPTGKEAKDSLAFMIKAENNRRGQDDDSEPESGKDSNSFIGDADSVTSGEAKINPGCLKSCSSDQASTSSFNWGGNWPKNALYSLESRSVTKLTPDRPEQPPTGGEWDTLHRGSGCHPSLDYEEHLLEFGNHGDCTCAECRTEGIEMSTEKELEDLLYSNGVNPNNYVLSSGRWPVNQDPEPGPKKLTIDKEFEQYFSMLML, from the exons ATGGAGGAAGATATGATTATTTCTGCCCATATCAACAG TGTTGATATGAACAAGGTACTGCCTACTAGCCTTGCTTACtttaacaagaaaagaaagtttcAAGCTGAACAATTGGGAATACCTCTACCCAAGCATCTGTGCTCGTATCAGAGCTATGCTGGATGTAGTTCTTCACCTACTGGTAAAGAGGCTAAAGACTCCTTGGCATTCATGATTAAGGCAGAAAACAATAGAAGGGGCCAAGACGATGACTCAGAACCGGAATCTGGCAAAGACAGCAATAGCTTTATTGGAGATGCTGACTCTGTCACGTCTGGTGAGGCTAAAATTAATCCTGGATGTCTGAAATCGTGTTCGTCCGATCAGGCTTCAACTTCATCTTTTAATTGGGGCGGCAACTGGCCCAAGAATGCTCTTTATTCTTTGGAGAGCCGATCAGTAACAAAATTAACACCTGATAGGCCGGAGCAACCACCTACTGGCGGAGAATGGGATACTCTACATCGTGGTTCTGGGTGCCACCCGTCACTAGATTATGAAGAGCACTTGTTGGAATTTGGAAATCATGGGGATTGCACTTGTGCAGAATGCAGGACTGAGGGCATTGAGATGTCAACAGAAAAGGAACTTGAAGATTTGCTATACTCAAATGGGGTGAATCCAAATAATTATGTTCTTTCATCTGGAAGATGGCCTGTTAACCAAG ATCCAGAGCCAGGTCCCAAGAAGCTAACCATTGATAAAGAGTTTGAGCAGTACTTTTCCATGCTTATGCTATAA